A genomic window from Streptomyces sp. HUAS YS2 includes:
- a CDS encoding DUF6879 family protein has product MSRNSVPSFADLLAGTRRSAVHLEMRDMYSVADEVEEFERFKRTGTLELDPTARWWPGWLDLVRDAVGRGVVMRRARVVSEPVTDYIRWEHASTPLNIGAGELVRWLPRRQAVDIALPGADFWLFDDRIVQFNIFTGEGDWANPPKEFSEDPAVIALCASAFEAVWDRAVDHEKYTV; this is encoded by the coding sequence ATGTCGCGGAACAGCGTGCCGAGCTTCGCTGACCTCCTGGCCGGCACACGCCGCAGCGCCGTGCATCTGGAGATGCGCGACATGTACTCCGTGGCCGACGAGGTGGAGGAGTTCGAGCGCTTCAAGCGCACCGGGACCCTCGAGCTCGACCCCACGGCCCGATGGTGGCCCGGCTGGCTGGACCTGGTGCGGGACGCGGTCGGCAGGGGTGTAGTGATGCGCCGCGCCCGTGTCGTTTCCGAGCCGGTGACGGACTACATCCGGTGGGAACACGCTTCCACTCCGCTGAACATCGGTGCCGGCGAGTTGGTCCGGTGGCTGCCGCGGCGCCAGGCTGTGGACATCGCGTTGCCGGGCGCAGACTTCTGGCTGTTCGACGACCGGATCGTGCAGTTCAACATCTTCACAGGTGAAGGCGACTGGGCCAACCCGCCCAAGGAGTTCAGCGAGGACCCTGCTGTGATCGCTCTGTGCGCTTCGGCGTTCGAGGCCGTGTGGGACCGCGCTGTCGATCACGAGAAGTACACCGTCTGA
- a CDS encoding TniQ family protein: protein MVLQVPGLYGPRQSLPLLVRPLPGESTGSFVNRLAQANGLGLADFLQRVGQGMGSSSTDPARVEKYPQCTEMYVNGPGLEYLAVLAGTPAAVLQRALPGLATRHRLPGDGDAVWKWPWQPSEGHLVRYCTRCAEARGVREPSWWLMSDSWRVCARHGRWCDDSRTEPLDGLSLKELPEVVDAHLDRARLHKQFGRSGGGAVR, encoded by the coding sequence GTGGTGCTGCAGGTGCCAGGGCTCTACGGTCCGCGTCAGTCTCTTCCGCTTCTGGTCCGGCCTCTGCCTGGGGAGTCGACGGGTTCGTTCGTGAACCGGCTGGCTCAAGCCAACGGGCTGGGCCTTGCGGATTTCCTGCAGCGTGTGGGCCAAGGCATGGGGTCGTCGTCGACTGATCCGGCGCGCGTGGAGAAGTACCCGCAGTGCACGGAGATGTATGTGAACGGGCCGGGACTTGAGTATCTGGCCGTGCTGGCCGGTACCCCGGCGGCCGTGTTGCAGCGGGCTCTGCCTGGGCTTGCGACGCGTCACCGGCTGCCGGGTGACGGGGACGCGGTGTGGAAGTGGCCGTGGCAGCCGTCCGAAGGGCATCTGGTGCGCTACTGCACAAGATGTGCGGAGGCCCGCGGGGTCAGGGAACCGAGCTGGTGGCTGATGTCGGACAGCTGGCGTGTGTGCGCCCGGCACGGGCGGTGGTGTGATGACTCAAGGACGGAGCCGCTGGACGGGCTGTCCTTGAAGGAGCTCCCTGAGGTCGTCGACGCGCATCTGGATCGTGCCCGGCTTCACAAGCAGTTCGGCCGGTCGGGGGGGGGAGCTGTTCGCTGA
- a CDS encoding DEAD/DEAH box helicase, with protein MATLTSNGLKTPLRGHQTLAVDACIEEFTDGARRVSVIMATGTGKTLVALNTVQETASQGNALVVMPTLDLLEQTAAYWQREGRQGFYLGYCSRDSTQVRSLRGILAMVRDPGELARHASLTDGAVNVFCTYQSLEKLARAHRDHHLPRWDIIVADEAHRTAGNRYKAWGVIHDNDVLPARHRLYMTATPRIFDEKSGSHVAIGCEVASMDDHSLYGPVVYRISLAEAIDQGLLADYRIVAVEISDADLHRVLRYASIASAGAEGLRMAAAQIALLRAQHLYDLRRTLTFHRLIASASMFAETLHETAALMPPEMQAPLLVGTVNAKQSPPVRRRSLVDFGSVPINSTSPRIAPHRAVLTNCRCLGEGIDVPSIDSILFADSKQSSLDITQAVGRALRQNPGDDKISTIVVPVFMEPGQDLEEGVKGTRYRLLYQVLIALSTYDEHVIHRVEWATSDESQEDLGVAARPERADEIIPLLDLQATGAPNRVWQIGFESAQRYFHTYGHLDVPSRYLGPVRFYLGWWLGRQRSLRINHMLLPERIERLDTLGMIWPHPRSSIEYKLQIARDYKARHGHLAPYTEESFGGIRLGRWIADRRREANKRTLPYGYQRALNEIYPWWNTHWPKHWHHTYAQALAAARAGNLPFPDLRPDTDETPLTRWLDTQIDALPTLHSDQHKLLGALPLRHPLALLLRRPRGHAQWAFARGLLAARAFWRSHQHLDVPYDYFCPNTGLHLATWLAEKRRDPLRLTQEQRHALEALDFRWIR; from the coding sequence GTGGCCACGTTGACGAGCAACGGCCTCAAAACGCCGCTACGCGGCCACCAGACACTCGCTGTCGACGCCTGCATCGAAGAGTTCACCGACGGAGCGCGCCGCGTGAGCGTCATCATGGCCACCGGAACGGGCAAGACTCTTGTCGCCCTCAACACCGTCCAGGAGACCGCTTCCCAGGGCAACGCCTTGGTCGTGATGCCCACCCTGGACCTCCTCGAGCAAACGGCCGCCTACTGGCAGCGCGAAGGCCGCCAGGGGTTCTACCTCGGCTACTGCTCGCGCGACAGCACCCAGGTCCGTTCGCTGCGCGGAATCCTCGCCATGGTCCGCGACCCCGGTGAACTCGCCCGCCATGCTTCCCTGACCGACGGCGCGGTGAATGTCTTCTGCACCTACCAGTCACTGGAAAAGCTGGCCCGGGCCCACCGCGATCACCACCTGCCGCGCTGGGACATCATCGTCGCCGACGAAGCCCACCGCACCGCCGGCAACCGCTACAAAGCCTGGGGCGTCATCCACGACAACGACGTCCTGCCCGCCCGCCACCGCCTCTACATGACCGCCACCCCGCGCATCTTCGACGAGAAATCCGGCTCACACGTTGCGATCGGCTGCGAAGTGGCCTCCATGGACGACCACAGCCTCTACGGCCCCGTCGTCTACCGCATCTCCCTCGCCGAAGCGATCGACCAGGGCCTGCTGGCGGACTACCGGATCGTCGCCGTCGAGATCAGCGACGCCGACCTGCACCGCGTCCTGAGATACGCCTCCATCGCATCAGCCGGCGCCGAAGGCCTGCGCATGGCAGCCGCCCAGATCGCATTGCTGCGCGCCCAGCACCTCTACGACCTGCGGCGAACCTTGACCTTCCACCGCCTCATCGCATCCGCCAGCATGTTCGCCGAAACCCTCCACGAAACAGCAGCACTCATGCCCCCCGAGATGCAGGCACCTCTTCTCGTCGGCACGGTCAATGCCAAGCAGAGCCCGCCCGTCCGCCGACGATCACTCGTGGACTTCGGCTCCGTCCCCATCAACAGCACCAGCCCCCGCATCGCCCCGCACAGAGCGGTCCTGACCAACTGCCGCTGCCTGGGCGAAGGTATCGACGTCCCCAGTATCGACTCGATCCTCTTCGCCGACTCCAAACAGAGCTCCCTCGACATCACCCAGGCTGTCGGCCGCGCACTGCGCCAGAACCCCGGCGACGACAAGATCTCCACCATCGTCGTCCCCGTCTTCATGGAACCGGGACAAGACCTCGAGGAAGGCGTCAAAGGAACCCGCTACCGCCTCCTCTACCAGGTCCTCATCGCCCTGAGCACCTATGACGAGCACGTCATCCACCGCGTCGAATGGGCCACCTCCGACGAGTCCCAGGAGGACTTGGGGGTCGCCGCCCGACCCGAACGCGCCGACGAGATCATCCCGCTTCTCGACCTCCAGGCCACCGGGGCACCCAACCGCGTATGGCAGATCGGCTTCGAAAGCGCCCAGCGCTACTTCCACACCTACGGCCATCTCGACGTCCCCAGCCGCTACCTCGGCCCCGTCCGCTTCTACCTCGGCTGGTGGCTCGGCCGCCAGCGTTCCCTGCGCATCAACCACATGCTCCTGCCCGAACGCATCGAACGGCTCGACACCCTCGGCATGATCTGGCCCCACCCCCGCAGCAGCATCGAGTACAAACTACAGATCGCCCGGGACTACAAAGCCCGCCACGGCCACCTCGCCCCATACACCGAAGAATCCTTCGGCGGCATCCGACTCGGACGCTGGATCGCAGACCGCCGCCGCGAAGCAAACAAACGCACCCTGCCCTACGGCTACCAGCGCGCCCTCAACGAGATCTACCCCTGGTGGAACACCCACTGGCCGAAACACTGGCACCACACCTACGCCCAAGCCCTGGCAGCCGCACGCGCCGGCAACCTCCCCTTCCCCGACCTGCGCCCCGACACCGACGAGACCCCCCTCACCCGCTGGCTCGACACCCAGATCGACGCCCTCCCCACCCTCCACAGCGACCAGCACAAACTCCTCGGCGCCCTCCCACTCCGCCACCCCCTGGCCCTGCTCCTGCGGCGCCCCCGCGGCCACGCACAATGGGCCTTCGCCAGAGGACTGCTCGCGGCACGCGCCTTCTGGCGAAGCCACCAGCACCTCGACGTGCCCTACGACTACTTCTGTCCCAATACCGGACTTCACCTCGCCACATGGCTTGCAGAGAAACGCCGCGACCCACTCCGGCTCACCCAAGAACAACGCCACGCACTCGAAGCCCTCGACTTCCGCTGGATCCGCTGA
- a CDS encoding TnsA-like heteromeric transposase endonuclease subunit, translated as MSGWHLDEWGELTASSAAALAGVALEERQPPTDPVAYHGRQGKITAWPSSFRSKVVCGSLRRLRVTVELDFDPEVVRFSGEPVELHWESGRARYRWRPDFVARMRDGSRCVVVVRPPRGIGPQWQERLAALDEVAQAAGWQVQMRSVPQGTQLENLMWLADYRFADGVDPEQEQAVLHAFRRRRPLFEGVGACGVPDLIAIDLVYGLMWQRRLLFDWDQPLPRGPLVWTAQGAA; from the coding sequence GTGAGTGGCTGGCATCTTGATGAGTGGGGTGAGCTGACAGCGTCGTCGGCGGCAGCCCTGGCCGGTGTGGCGCTGGAGGAGAGACAGCCGCCGACGGATCCGGTGGCGTATCACGGCCGACAGGGAAAGATCACGGCATGGCCGTCGTCGTTTCGGTCGAAGGTGGTGTGCGGGTCGCTGCGCCGGCTGCGGGTGACGGTGGAGCTGGACTTCGACCCGGAGGTTGTCCGCTTCAGTGGGGAGCCGGTGGAGCTGCACTGGGAGTCGGGGCGGGCCCGGTACCGGTGGCGGCCCGATTTCGTCGCAAGGATGCGGGACGGTTCTCGGTGTGTCGTGGTCGTGCGGCCGCCGCGCGGGATCGGGCCGCAGTGGCAGGAGCGTCTGGCGGCGCTCGATGAGGTCGCACAGGCCGCGGGCTGGCAGGTTCAGATGCGTTCCGTCCCGCAGGGTACCCAGTTAGAGAACCTGATGTGGCTCGCGGACTACCGCTTCGCAGACGGGGTGGACCCGGAACAGGAACAGGCCGTTCTCCATGCTTTTCGGCGCAGGCGGCCTCTGTTCGAGGGGGTGGGTGCGTGCGGAGTCCCGGACCTGATCGCTATTGATCTTGTGTATGGGCTGATGTGGCAGCGGCGGCTGCTGTTCGACTGGGACCAGCCGCTGCCTCGGGGCCCGCTGGTGTGGACGGCGCAGGGGGCGGCATGA